One stretch of Mangifera indica cultivar Alphonso chromosome 9, CATAS_Mindica_2.1, whole genome shotgun sequence DNA includes these proteins:
- the LOC123225573 gene encoding probable sugar phosphate/phosphate translocator At3g11320 has product MKVPRGLFTAGIIASWYSTNIGVLLLNKYLLTNYGYKYPIFLTLCHMLACSLLSFVAVRWLKVTPLQIIKSQTQFFKICALGLIFCLSVVGGNISLKYLPVSFNQAVGATTPFFTAVFACLMTFKREAWLTYVTLIPVVVGVIIATGGEPSFHLFGFIMCIGATAARALKSVLQGILLSSEVEKLNSMNLLMYMAPLAFLFLLPVSVIVEEDVIAITISLARQDLKFLCYLTFNSALAYFVNLTNFLVTKYTSALTLQVLGNAKGAVAVVVSILIFRNPVSVTGMLGYTITAVGVFLYNEAKKRSK; this is encoded by the exons ATGAAAGTTCCAAGAGGTTTGTTCACAGCTGGTATTATTGCATCATGGTACTCTACAAACATTGGAGTTTTATTACTAAACAAGTATTTGCTTACCAATTATGGATATAAGTACCCAATTTTCCTCACTTTGTGTCACATGTTGGCCTGTTCTTTGCTGAGCTTTGTTGCTGTTCGTTGGCTTAAAGTCACGCCATTGCAAATCATCAAGTCTCAAACACAGTTCTTCAAAATATGCGCTCTTGGACTTATTTTTTGCCTGTCTGTTGTGGGTGGCAATATCTCCTTGAAGTATCTTCCGGTGTCTTTTAATCAAGCTGTAGGAGCAACCACACCTTTTTTCACAGCGGTTTTTGCTTGTTTGATGACTTTCAAGAGGGAGGCTTGGCTTACTTATGTCACTCTCATTCCTGTAGTTGTCGGTGTCATTATTGCCACTGGG GGAGAACCAAGTTTTCATTTGTTCGGATTTATAATGTGCATTGGTGCAACAGCAGCGAGGGCACTCAAGTCAGTTCTGCAAGGGATTTTGCTCTCTTCTGAAGT GGAAAAGCTCAATTCTATGAACCTCCTCATGTACATGGCTCCGTTAGCCTTCCTGTTCCTTCTTCCCGTATCAGTCATAGTAGAAGAAGATGTAATTGCCATCACAATTTCTCTTGCTAGACAAGATTTAAAGTTCTTATGCTATCTGACATTCAATTCAGCACTAGCATACTTCGtaaatttgactaattttttGGTCACCAAGTACACTAGTGCCTTGACACTTCAG GTTCTGGGAAATGCAAAAGGAGCTGTTGCAGTGGTTGTTTCAATATTGATATTCAGAAATCCTGTGTCGGTCACTGGGATGCTTGGCTACACTATCACAGCAGTTGGGGTCTTTCTCtacaatgaagccaagaaaaggAGTAAATGA